One segment of Setaria viridis chromosome 4, Setaria_viridis_v4.0, whole genome shotgun sequence DNA contains the following:
- the LOC117853020 gene encoding transcription factor MYB93 translates to MGRPPCCVEKGLKKGPWTPEEDHKLMNYIQKNGHGSWRALPELAGLNRCGKSCRLRWTNYLRPDIKRGKFSKDEEQTILQLHSILGNKWSAIAKNLPGRTDNEIKNFWNTHLRKKLIQMGIDPMTHRPRTDFFAALPQLIALANLHQLIEQQQWDGQTTMPQTEAVQAANHQYMQAMLQSAASIAPNPTTVSSLTTDLEQISLLNPQHMLSPTLLESTGGEDIARQVPHNQPITFFDQPVSNINLSSDNNVSSSEQCLVEGGSSSRKSMLLSENSLPPLTDMSASNPCNAISTLKCGASSTPTLSPSWSEILLDEELMREFE, encoded by the exons ATGGGGAGGCCTCCTTGTTGTGTCGAGAAGGGCCTCAAGAAGGGTCCCTGGACCCCTGAGGAAGATCATAAGCTCATGAACTATATCCAAAAGAATGGCCATGGAAGTTGGAGGGCACTACCTGAACTCGCTG GCCTGAACAGATGTGGCAAGAGCTGTAGGCTAAGATGGACAAACTACCTCAGGCCAGATATTAAGAGAGGAAAGTTCTCCAAGGACGAAGAGCAAACCATCCTCCAGCTCCATTCCATCCTTGGCAACAA GTGGTCAGCTATTGCGAAGAATCTCCCTGGCCGGACagacaacgagatcaagaacttcTGGAACACCCATCTCAGGAAGAAGCTCATTCAGATGGGTATTGACCCGATGACCCATCGCCCAAGAACAGACTTCTTCGCAGCACTCCCACAACTAATCGCGCTTGCCAATCTCCACCAGCTTATTGAACAGCAACAATGGGACGGCCAGACTACCATGCCACAGACTGAGGCAGTCCAGGCTGCCAATCACCAGTACATGCAGGCAATGCTTCAATCTGCAGCGTCCATTGCACCAAACCCCACCACAGTCAGCAGCCTCACCACTGACCTAGAGCAGATCAGCCTCCTCAACCCTCAGCATATGCTTTCTCCAACTCTTCTTGAGAGTACAGGAGGCGAAGACATAGCCAGGCAGGTGCCACACAACCAGCCAATCACTTTCTTTGACCAACCAGTTAGCAATATCAACCTGAGCTCAGATAACAATGTGAGCAGCAGTGAGCAGTGCCTTGTTGAGGGAGGGAGCAGTAGCCGGAAAAGCATGTTGCTATCTGAGAACTCACTACCACCACTCACAGACATGTCGGCCTCCAACCCTTGCAATGCTATCAGCACCTTAAAATGCGGAGCCAGCAGTACACCTACACTATCACCTAGTTGGTCAGAAATCCTTCTTGATGAAGAGCTCATGAGAGAATTTGAATGA
- the LOC117853019 gene encoding oxidation resistance protein 1, producing the protein MGYLPALGGKAAHLVSDLATVILNPVSERERQRHHPSHLPEATEGKDTLFGDEDSDKNSETPDGPDTSSFRAFLMSFMSSSTSSKDSMETIPEHDLDVEYPTLTPVGKASGGRKGLLSRGKHSIGRIISKAGLSNFKQKPTHSIDGEFIGQIESVAPKFEMKGSKESALHDKLPAMSEPSVLLSEMMRAVLYSSLPVLVQGRNWMLVYSTWRHGISLSTLYRRSRLCAGYSLLIVGDRRGAVFGGLVEAPLQPIIKRKYQGTNDCFVFTNVEGRPVISRPTGANNYFTFCSPDYLAMGGGGHFALYLDGDLLNGSSSTSETFNNPCLSHTQEFKIKDVELWGFVNASKYEEMLTVCRTEKQGIWNL; encoded by the exons ATGGGGTACCTGCCGGCGCTGGGCGGGAAGGCGGCACACCTGGTGTCCGACCTCGCCACCGTCATCCTCAACCCCGTCTCCGAGCGGGAGCGCCAGCGACACCACCCCTCCCACCTCCCG GAGGCCACTGAAGGAAAAGATACACTATTTGGTGATGAAGATTCTGACAAAAATTCTGAGACTCCTGATGGTCCTGACACATCTTCCTTCAGAGCATTTCTTATGTCATTTATGTCTTCCTCAACCTCCAGCAAGGATTCAATGGAGACCATACCTGAGCATGATCTAGATGTGGAATATCCAACTTTAACACCTGTTGGAAAGGCAAGCGGTGGGAGGAAGGGCTTGCTCAGTAGAGGGAAGCATTCCATTGGAAGGATTATTAGCAAAGCGGGACTCAGTAATTTCAAACAGAAACCTACCCACAGCATTGATGGTGAATTCATAGGTCAAATAGAATCAGTTGCACCCAAATTTGAGATGAAGGGATCAAAGGAATCAGCTTTGCATGATAAGTTGCCAGCTATGTCCGAACCATCTGTTCTTTTGTCAGAAATGATGCGAGCTGTTCTTTATTCATCTCTTCCCGTTCTTGTTCAAGGAAGGAACTGGATGTTAGTTTACAG TACCTGGAGGCATGGAATATCTTTGTCTACTTTGTATAGAAGGAGCAGGCTTTGTGCTGGCTACTCGCTTCTG ATAGTTGGGGATCGAAGAGGAGCAGTTTTTGGTGGCTTGGTTGAGGCCCCACTGCAGCCTATCATAAAGAGGAAATATCAG GGGACTAATGACTGCTTTGTGTTCACCAATGTAGAAGGTCGTCCTGTTATAAGCCGTCCAACAG GTGCTAATAACTATTTTACATTTTGCTCGCCTGATTATTTGGCAATGGGAGGTGGTGGTCACTTCGCTCTTTATCTTGATGGAGACCT GCTGAATGGTTCTAGTTCCACCTCAGAGACTTTTAACAACCCTTGCTTATCCCATACCCAGGAATTCAAAATCAAAGATGTCGAG CTGTGGGGCTTCGTCAATGCTTCAAAATATGAAGAGATGCTCACGGTCTGCCGCACTGAAAAGCAAGGAATTTGGAATCTGTGA
- the LOC117851478 gene encoding annexin Gh1: MATLKVPATVPAVADDCEQLRKAFQGWGTNEALIISILGHRDAAQRRAIRRAYAETYGEELLRSITDEISGDFERAVILWTLDPAERDAVLANEAARKWQPGNRVLVEIACTRGSAQLFAVRQAYHERFKRSLEEDIAAHVTGDFRKLLVPLVSAYRYDGPEVNTRLAHSEAKMLHEKIHHKAYSDDEIIRILTTRSKAQLLATFNYYNDAFGHPINKDLKADPKDEYLKTLRAIIRCLTCPDRYFEKVVRQAIAGLGTDESSLTRVITTRAEVDLKHIKEAYQKRNSVPLERAVAGDTSGDYESMLLALLGQE; encoded by the exons ATGGCGACGCTCAAGGTCCCCGCCACCGTCCCGGCCGTCGCCGACGACTGCGAGCAGCTCCGCAAGGCGTTCCAAG GGTGGGGCACGAACGAGGCGCTCATCATCTCCATCCTGGGCCACCGCGACGCCGCGCAGCGCCGCGCCATCCGCCGAGCCTACGCGGAGACGTACGGCGAGGAGCTCCTCCGCTCCATCACCGACGAGATCTCCGGCGACTTCGAG AGGGCCGTGATCCTGTGGACGCTGGACCCGGCGGAGCGGGACGCGGTGCTCGCCAACGAGGCGGCCAGGAAGTGGCAGCCCGGGAACCGCGTGCTCGTCGAGATCGCGTGCACGCGCGGCTCCGCGCAGCTCTTCGCGGTCAGGCAGGCGTACCACGAGCGCTTCAAGCGCTCGCTTGAGGAGGACATCGCTGCGCACGTCACAGGAGACTTCCGCAAG CTGCTGGTGCCACTTGTAAGTGCATACCGCTATGATGGACCAGAGGTCAACACAAGGCTGGCACACTCGGAAGCCAAAATGCTTCATGAGAAGATCCATCACAAGGCTTATAGTGATGATGAGATCATCAGAATCCTCACCACTAGGAGCAAAGCTCAGCTTCTTGCTACATTCAATTATTACAACGATGCATTTGGCCACCCAATCAACAAG GATCTGAAGGCTGATCCCAAGGACGAGTACCTCAAAACGCTGCGGGCGATCATTCGGTGCCTCACCTGCCCCGACAGGTACTTCGAGAAGGTGGTCAGGCAGGCCATCGCGGGTCTGGGCACGGACGAGAGCTCCCTGACCCGGGTCATCACCACCCGCGCCGAGGTGGACCTGAAGCACATTAAGGAGGCCTACCAGAAGAGGAACAGCGTGCCACTGGagcgcgccgtcgccggggacACCTCCGGCGACTACGAGAGCATGCTCCTCGCCCTCCTGGGCCAGGAGTGA
- the LOC117851861 gene encoding probable trehalose-phosphate phosphatase 4, with amino-acid sequence MTNQDVVLPDMGIAVAAAAALPGPLFACRGAAGAVSSLRRGGAYGGLGALPGAADGGEPFLGARSAAPMAAAGRSCTSRVVEAIRASSPTRCPAVDEYEAWTSKHPSALGSFDKITAAARGKRIVMFMDYDGTLSPIVTDPDMAFMTAEMRTSVRDVAKHFPTAIVTGRCVEKVCSFVGLSELYYAGSHGMDIKGPSSKDDQTVLLQPAREFLPVIDKAFRALEEETRATPGARVEHNKFCLSVHFRCVDEKSWSSLAEQVKAVLRDFPELKLTEGRKVLEIRPSIMWDKGKAVEFLLKSLGFDDRSDVLPVYIGDDRTDEDAFKVLKKRGHGLGILVSKCPKETDASYSLQDPIEVMEFLVRLVEWKRLRSPSAARPRAP; translated from the exons atgaCGAACCAGGACGTGGTGCTCCCGGACATGGGCattgcggtggcggcggcggcggccctgccGGGCCCCCTCTTCGCgtgccgcggcgccgcgggtgCCGTCTCGTCGCTGCGCAGAGGGGGCGCGTAcggcggcctcggcgccctccccggcgcggccgacggcggcgagccgtTCCTCGGCGCCCGGAGCGCCGcccccatggcggcggcgggccggtcCTGCACCAGCCGGGTCGTCGAGGCCATCCGCGCGTCGTCGCCGACCCGCTGCCCCGCCGTCGACGAGTACGAGGCGTGGACG AGTAAGCACCCGTCGGCGCTGGGAAGCTTCGACAagatcacggcggcggcgagggggaagAGGATCGTAATGTTCATGGACTACGACGGCACGCTCTCCCCGATCGTCACCGACCCCGACATGGCCTTTATGACCGCCGAG ATGAGGACGTCGGTGCGCGACGTCGCCAAGCACTTCCCGACGGCGATCGTGACCGGCCGTTGCGTCGAAAAG GTCTGCAGCTTTGTTGGTCTCTCGGAGCTCTACTACGCCGGCAGCCACGGCATGGACATCAAAGGCCCAAGCTCCAAG GACGACCAGACGGTCCTGCTGCAACCAGCTCGCGAGTTCCTGCCGGTGATCGACAAG GCGTTCAGGGCTCTGGAGGAGGAGACCAGGGCCACGCCGGGGGCCAGGGTGGAGCACAACAAGTTCTGCCTGTCCGTGCACTTCAGATGCGTCGACGAAAAG AGCTGGAGCTCATTGGCTGAGCAGGTCAAGGCCGTGCTCCGGGACTTCCCCGAGCTGAAGCTCACCGAGGGCAGGAAGGTCCTGGAGATCCGGCCGTCCATCATGtgggacaagggcaaggccgtCGAGTTCTTGCTCAAGTCGCTCG GATTCGACGACCGCAGCGACGTCCTGCCGGTGTACATCGGGGACGACCGGACCGACGAGGATGCTTTCAAG GTGTTGAAGAAGAGAGGTCATGGTCTAGGGATCCTCGTCTCCAAGTGCCCCAAGGAGACAGACGCTTCCTACTCTCTCCAGGACCCCATTGAG GTCATGGAGTTCTTGGTCCGGCTGGTGGAGTGGAAGCGACTgcggtcgccgtcggcggcgcgcccaaGGGCGCCGTAG